Proteins found in one Planococcus citri chromosome 2, ihPlaCitr1.1, whole genome shotgun sequence genomic segment:
- the LOC135834488 gene encoding very long chain fatty acid elongase 7-like has translation MAAIAGWFKYQLDLTIEDNVYDKEVDSWFLIDNLLPVIGILAAYLLFVLKFGPQWMQNRKQVPLQAALLFYNLAIALFNAYMFPTYLRAMTYPWKYLCVPHPDRNTLPFTRQLYRTCWYYFISKIIELLDTVFFVLRKKQSQVTALHVYHHSSMVLYTWLYLKYFKTEQGIVVGALNTFVHVIMYMYYFLAALGPSIQKYLWWKKYITVMQLTQFAIILTYLMTLLVIDCKVHRAMSMYMFGNTSIFLLMFLNFYRKEYFKEKSKCVKNFTERCKQS, from the exons atggcagCGATCGCAGGCTGGTTCAAATATCAACTAGATTTAACCATCGAGGATAATGTTTATG ATAAGGAAGTAGACTCGTGGTTTCTGATTGATAATCTCTTACCTGTAATCGGCATACTGGCTGCGTATTTACTATTCGTGCTGAAATTCGGTCCTCAGTGGATGCAGAATAGGAAACAAGTTCCATTACAGGCTGCGCttctattttataatttagcTATCGCCTTATTCAACGCGTACATGTTTCCTACG TATTTAAGGGCGATGACATATCCTTGGAAATATCTTTGTGTACCTCATCCAGACAGGAACACTTTACCCTTCACCCGGCAG CTTTACAGGACTTGCTGGtattatttcatttcgaaaatcatTGAACTTTTGGATACG GTATTTTTCgtattaagaaaaaaacaatctcAAGTGACGGCTTTGCACGTTTATCATCATTCCAGTATGGTTCTATACACGTGGTTatacttgaaatatttcaaaa CTGAACAAGGTATCGTTGTAGGAGCCCTCAACACATTCGTTCACGTTATCATGTACATGTATTATTTCTTAGCGGCTTTGGGTCCGTCAATTCAAAAGTATCTTTGGTGGAAGAAATACATTACTGTGATGCAACTT ACTCAATTCGCAATTATATTAACCTACCTGATGACGTTACTAGTAATTGATTGCAAAGTTCATCGAGCCATGTCCATGTATATGTTCGGAAACACGAGTATATTTTTactgatgtttttaaatttctacagGAAAGagtatttcaaagaaaaatcaaaatgtgttaaaaatttcactgaaaGATGTAAacaatcgtaa
- the LOC135834490 gene encoding fatty acyl-CoA reductase wat-like isoform X1, with translation MLKKGQAQVDEYDAEILKRIITAEYPTDPLEILGERNFNPPRIVPKEEIGTPVQEFFRDVTVFITGGTGFVGKILTEKLLRSCPHLKHIYLLVRNKKGQTSDERINAIFQDRLYKRLKHECPDSYKKLSVMKGDLGEPELGLSDENKKKFAEEVNVVFHGAATVRFDEILKLAVIINVIGTRQVLKLAKRAKNLKAMMYISTAYSFCPHSEIEEKFYDMPADYIDVINKVTKMNDSEVNFETPKILGEWPNTYSFTKALAECVVKNESQDLPIGLFRPTIIISTYQEPVRGWIDNVYGPIGSFLAAITGILHVFEATYDKNCLDMVPVDLVINGLICATKATAEKYEKLKSEKKDVDIPVYIYSSGTQNPITYGEFEHRYSHFSLEWPTIKAVWYYSVIFTDNKYLFRILSFLMHTIPAYFLDFLSCLVGEKPVLTEIYEKMNHVLEITAYFRARHWVFKNNNIQELWQKLSNEDKQLFFFNMADFSWEYCLQAMGLGLRVYLVNDDIHTLPAARIKWRRLYYAHIALKTVFFAVLIFPLWSLLKFVLF, from the exons ATGCTGAAGAAAGGACAAGCTCAAGTGGACGAATACGATGCTGAAATACTGAAACGTATAATTACTGCCGAATATCCCACAGATCCTTTGGAAATATTGGGTGAGAGAAACTTCAACCCTCCTCGTATAGTGCCAAAAGAAGAAATCGGCACACCAGTGCAAGAATTCTTTCGCGATGTAACCGTTTTCATCACCGGAGGTACCGGTTTCGTGGGGAAAATCTTGACTGAAAAATTGCTGCGATCTTGTCCTCATTTGAAGCATATTTATTTATTGGTGCGAAATAAAAAAGGACAAACTTCCGATGAAAGAATCAACGCTATCTTCCAAGACAGG CTTTACAAAAGACTCAAGCATGAATGTCCTGATTCCTATAAAAAGCTATCTGTAATGAAGGGTGATTTAGGAGAGCCAGAGTTAGGCCTATCTgacgaaaataagaaaaaatttgccgAAGAAGTCAACGTTGTGTTTCATGGAGCGGCTACAGTACGGTTTGATGAGATACTCAAGCTGGCCGTTATAATTAACGTTATTGGCACTAGACAAGTATTGAAATTGGCTAAACGTGCCAAAAATCtaaag GCGATGATGTATATTTCGACAGCTTATTCTTTTTGTCCTCATTccgaaattgaagaaaaattctacGATATGCCTGCAGATTACATCGATGTGATAAATAAAGTTACCAAAATGAATGATTCAGAAGTTAATTTCGAAACACCCAA aatattggGCGAATGGCCAAATACATACTCATTTACAAAGGCACTGGCCGAATgtgtagtgaaaaatgaaagtcaAGATTTACCAATTGGCCTATTTCGACCTACTATAA tcatttcAACCTACCAAGAGCCTGTTCGTGGTTGGATAGATAACGTTTATGGACCAATAGGATCATTTTTAGCTGCTATAACCGGAATATTACACGTTTTCGAAGCAACTTACGATAAAAACTGTTTGGATATGGTTCCGGTGGATTTAGTAATTAATGGTTTGATATGTGCGACCAAAGCTACcgctgaaaaatatgaaaaattgaaatcggaaaAAAA AGATGTTGATATTCCTGTGTATATTTACTCCAGCGGAACTCAAAATCCCATAACTTACGGAGAATTTGAACATCGTTACTCTCATTTTTCCTTGGAATGGCCCACCATAAAAGCAGTGTGGTATTACTCGGTGATATTTACAgataataaatacctattcaGGATATTATCGTTCCTGATGCACACAATCCCTGCTTATTTCTTAGATTTTCTATCTTGTCTTGTTGGAGAAAAACCAGT TTTAACCgagatttatgaaaaaatgaaccatgtACTGGAAATTACAGCGTATTTTAGAGCTCGACattgggtttttaaaaataacaatattCAGGAACTCTGGCAAAAGTTATCCAATGAAGATAAACAACTCTTCTTTTTCAACATGGCTGATTTCTCGTGGGAATATTGCTTACAAGCGATGGGTTTAGGATTACGCGTGTATCTTGTCAATGACGATATTCATACCTTACCAGCAGCCAGAATTAAATGGAGAAG
- the LOC135834490 gene encoding fatty acyl-CoA reductase wat-like isoform X2, with translation MLKKGQAQVDEYDAEILKRIITAEYPTDPLEILGERNFNPPRIVPKEEIGTPVQEFFRDVTVFITGGTGFVGKILTEKLLRSCPHLKHIYLLVRNKKGQTSDERINAIFQDRLYKRLKHECPDSYKKLSVMKGDLGEPELGLSDENKKKFAEEVNVVFHGAATVRFDEILKLAVIINVIGTRQVLKLAKRAKNLKAMMYISTAYSFCPHSEIEEKFYDMPADYIDVINKVTKMNDSEVNFETPKILGEWPNTYSFTKALAECVVKNESQDLPIGLFRPTIIISTYQEPVRGWIDNVYGPIGSFLAAITGILHVFEATYDKNCLDMVPVDLVINGLICATKATAEKYEKLKSEKKDVDIPVYIYSSGTQNPITYGEFEHRYSHFSLEWPTIKAVWYYSVIFTDNKYLFRILSFLMHTIPAYFLDFLSCLVGEKPV, from the exons ATGCTGAAGAAAGGACAAGCTCAAGTGGACGAATACGATGCTGAAATACTGAAACGTATAATTACTGCCGAATATCCCACAGATCCTTTGGAAATATTGGGTGAGAGAAACTTCAACCCTCCTCGTATAGTGCCAAAAGAAGAAATCGGCACACCAGTGCAAGAATTCTTTCGCGATGTAACCGTTTTCATCACCGGAGGTACCGGTTTCGTGGGGAAAATCTTGACTGAAAAATTGCTGCGATCTTGTCCTCATTTGAAGCATATTTATTTATTGGTGCGAAATAAAAAAGGACAAACTTCCGATGAAAGAATCAACGCTATCTTCCAAGACAGG CTTTACAAAAGACTCAAGCATGAATGTCCTGATTCCTATAAAAAGCTATCTGTAATGAAGGGTGATTTAGGAGAGCCAGAGTTAGGCCTATCTgacgaaaataagaaaaaatttgccgAAGAAGTCAACGTTGTGTTTCATGGAGCGGCTACAGTACGGTTTGATGAGATACTCAAGCTGGCCGTTATAATTAACGTTATTGGCACTAGACAAGTATTGAAATTGGCTAAACGTGCCAAAAATCtaaag GCGATGATGTATATTTCGACAGCTTATTCTTTTTGTCCTCATTccgaaattgaagaaaaattctacGATATGCCTGCAGATTACATCGATGTGATAAATAAAGTTACCAAAATGAATGATTCAGAAGTTAATTTCGAAACACCCAA aatattggGCGAATGGCCAAATACATACTCATTTACAAAGGCACTGGCCGAATgtgtagtgaaaaatgaaagtcaAGATTTACCAATTGGCCTATTTCGACCTACTATAA tcatttcAACCTACCAAGAGCCTGTTCGTGGTTGGATAGATAACGTTTATGGACCAATAGGATCATTTTTAGCTGCTATAACCGGAATATTACACGTTTTCGAAGCAACTTACGATAAAAACTGTTTGGATATGGTTCCGGTGGATTTAGTAATTAATGGTTTGATATGTGCGACCAAAGCTACcgctgaaaaatatgaaaaattgaaatcggaaaAAAA AGATGTTGATATTCCTGTGTATATTTACTCCAGCGGAACTCAAAATCCCATAACTTACGGAGAATTTGAACATCGTTACTCTCATTTTTCCTTGGAATGGCCCACCATAAAAGCAGTGTGGTATTACTCGGTGATATTTACAgataataaatacctattcaGGATATTATCGTTCCTGATGCACACAATCCCTGCTTATTTCTTAGATTTTCTATCTTGTCTTGTTGGAGAAAAACCAGTGTAG